The following coding sequences are from one Musa acuminata AAA Group cultivar baxijiao chromosome BXJ2-4, Cavendish_Baxijiao_AAA, whole genome shotgun sequence window:
- the LOC135610488 gene encoding small ribosomal subunit protein mS81 (rPPR8)-like, translating into MRNAWRNLSLRSFPWIASRGPRVSPPNLLVKVPEPKNPSFLLPFVGRIRSPSYLAIRWFSPDPAGSDEIKAELESLDLSFDRETMDLVLRDLKCVHSASEDGRVKLNSESYNRMLQTLGNNGRSEEFWRVVGTMRKKGFGISKATYLSVSKSFREEKMEKDVNLLNEAYSLSTGRNEAETACREICKILREEEPGEILQKKLDDIDDSLLSDLVGVVLELTSQHPEKALLLMEQVEKRSSLKIDGGVYNAMARILGRKNCINEFQDLLRKMRDQGHELELKTYIKVSHWFHQRKMIAEVADLYEFAMSGTVKPPPQDFLFLLKKIVLSKDLDLDLITRVVRIFVEDGNSIKRSVFGGVLKSLRSVGRLGECDKVLKAMEQGGFAADSSVHDRVVIGLCDAGRSDGAFKYLDNIENEGYSLDVKTWTYLVKKHSVAGELEQALSCFKVMTERRGGENVGCAFEELMKGYCQKDKIKDAHKVLNEMVTKRNVQPWHSTYKFLIEMFINQGYLKESFSLLEPMKSHGFPPYIDPYISYMSKSGTVDDAMGFLKAMTVKEFPSRTVFMRVFETLLKAGSHDVAHGILSKSPGSVRNHADVLDLFYSMKPDDASAVIA; encoded by the coding sequence ATCCGGCCGGTTCGGATGAGATCAAAGCCGAGTTGGAGTCCCTCGACCTCTCGTTCGACCGGGAGACCATGGATTTGGTGCTTCGGGATCTCAAGTGCGTGCATTCCGCTTCGGAGGATGGACGCGTCAAGCTGAATTCAGAATCCTACAATCGAATGCTTCAAACCCTTGGAAACAATGGGCGGTCAGAGGAATTCTGGCGTGTTGTTGGGACCATGAGAAAGAAAGGCTTTGGGATCTCTAAAGCCACCTACTTGTCCGTCTCAAAGAGTTTTCGCGAGGAGAAAATGGAGAAAGATGTCAATTTGTTGAATGAAGCCTACTCTCTGAGCACTGGTAGAAACGAGGCTGAAACGGCGTGTCGGGAAATTTGCAAGATCTTGAGGGAAGAGGAACCAGGTGAAATCCTTCAAAAGAAGCTGGATGATATCGATGACAGCTTGTTATCCGACTTGGTCGGTGTGGTCTTGGAGTTGACTAGCCAGCACCCTGAGAAAGCTTTGCTGTTGATGGAGCAGGTAGAAAAGAGGTCGTCCTTGAAGATTGATGGCGGTGTTTATAATGCTATGGCCAGGATTTTGGGTCGAAAAAATTGCATCAATGAGTTTCAGGATCTCCTTCGGAAGATGAGAGATCAGGGTCATGAATTGGAATTGAAAACATATATCAAAGTGTCACACTGGTTTCACCAGCGAAAGATGATTGCAGAAGTGGCAGATTTGTATGAGTTTGCGATGAGTGGTACAGTGAAGCCTCCACCTCAGGATTTCTTGTTCCTCTTGAAGAAGATAGTTTTGAGTAAAGATCTAGATTTGGATTTGATTACCCGGGTTGTCCGCATTTTTGTGGAAGATGGAAATTCCATCAAGAGATCGGTATTTGGTGGAGTTCTTAAATCCTTGAGGAGCGTTGGTAGATTGGGGGAGTGTGATAAGGTCTTAAAGGCCATGGAACAGGGAGGATTTGCGGCTGATAGTTCTGTACATGATCGGGTAGTCATCGGACTTTGTGATGCTGGGAGGTCGGATGGAGCCTTCAAATACTTGGACAATATTGAAAATGAAGGCTATAGTTTGGATGTGAAGACATGGACATATTTGGTCAAAAAACATTCGGTGGCTGGCGAACTAGAACAAGCATTGTCTTGCTTCAAGGTGATGACAGAAAGAAGGGGTGGTGAAAATGTTGGTTGTGCCTTTGAGGAGCTGATGAAAGGATATTGCCAGAAGGACAAAATAAAAGATGCACACAAGGTTCTAAATGAGATGGTAACTAAAAGAAATGTACAGCCTTGGCACAGCACCTACAAGTTTCTAATTGAAATGTTCATAAATCAAGGGTACCTTAAGGAATCTTTTAGTCTTCTGGAACCGATGAAAAGTCATGGTTTTCCTCCGTATATTGACCCGTATATAAGTTATATGTCAAAGTCGGGGACCGTGGATGATGCAATGGGTTTTCTGAAGGCTATGACGGTGAAGGAGTTTCCTTCTAGAACGGTGTTCATGCGCGTTTTTGAAACACTACTCAAAGCAGGCAGCCATGACGTGGCGCATGGTATACTTTCTAAATCTCCAGGATCCGTCCGTAATCATGCTGATGTCTTGGATCTGTTCTACTCAATGAAACCAGACGATGCTTCTGCAGTCATTGCTTAG